A region of [Bacteroides] pectinophilus DNA encodes the following proteins:
- a CDS encoding site-specific DNA-methyltransferase: protein MQFQSYKIADLIPASYNPRKKLKPGDKEYEKIKNSIKEFGYVEPIIINSDMTIIGGHQRATVLADLGYTEVECIVVDIDKTKEKALNVALNKITGEWNKELLADLIKDLEDSDFDVGITGFEPPEIEQLFNSVHDKKITEDDFDVEAELAKPTVAKTGDVWLLGKHRVICGDSILPETYDKLMDGQKANLVLTDPPYNVNVEETAGKIKNDNMPDEDFYKFLFAAFVNMEQSMEQDASIYVFHADTEGLNFRKAFKDAGFYLSGCCIWKKNALVLGRSPYQWQHEPCLFGWKKGGKHQWYSDRKQTTIWEYDRPKASKDHPTMKPVALMAYPIQNSCMSNCIVLDPFLGSGSTLIACEQTHRICYGIELDEKFVDVIVNRYIEQCGSDADVFVIRDDMKISYQQLCRGGQYNETDDLP from the coding sequence ATGCAGTTTCAGAGTTATAAAATAGCAGACCTTATCCCGGCTTCCTATAATCCGAGGAAGAAGTTAAAACCGGGTGATAAGGAATATGAAAAAATCAAGAACTCCATTAAAGAGTTTGGTTATGTCGAGCCGATCATTATCAACTCAGACATGACCATTATCGGAGGACACCAGAGAGCCACGGTCCTTGCAGACCTCGGGTACACGGAAGTGGAGTGTATCGTGGTCGATATTGACAAGACCAAGGAAAAGGCACTCAATGTTGCCCTTAATAAAATTACGGGCGAATGGAACAAGGAACTCCTGGCTGACCTTATCAAAGACCTTGAGGATTCGGATTTCGATGTCGGCATTACGGGTTTTGAACCGCCGGAGATCGAACAGCTTTTTAATTCCGTGCATGATAAGAAGATCACGGAGGATGATTTTGATGTGGAAGCGGAGCTTGCAAAACCGACCGTGGCAAAGACAGGAGATGTATGGCTGCTTGGGAAGCACCGTGTCATCTGCGGTGATTCCATTCTGCCGGAGACTTACGATAAGCTGATGGATGGACAGAAGGCAAATCTTGTCCTGACGGATCCGCCATACAATGTAAATGTTGAGGAGACGGCCGGTAAGATCAAAAACGACAACATGCCGGATGAGGATTTCTATAAGTTCCTGTTTGCTGCATTTGTAAATATGGAGCAGTCAATGGAACAGGATGCTTCCATTTATGTATTCCATGCGGATACAGAGGGGCTGAATTTCAGAAAGGCATTCAAGGATGCCGGATTTTACCTTTCCGGGTGCTGCATCTGGAAGAAGAACGCACTGGTTCTTGGAAGAAGCCCGTACCAGTGGCAGCACGAGCCGTGTCTGTTCGGATGGAAGAAAGGCGGGAAGCACCAGTGGTATTCCGACAGGAAGCAGACCACCATCTGGGAATATGACCGTCCGAAGGCAAGCAAGGACCATCCGACCATGAAGCCTGTGGCGCTTATGGCATATCCAATCCAGAACTCCTGCATGAGCAACTGCATCGTGCTTGATCCGTTCCTTGGTTCCGGCTCTACGCTGATCGCCTGTGAGCAGACACACCGTATCTGCTACGGCATCGAACTGGATGAGAAGTTTGTGGATGTGATCGTAAACCGCTACATTGAACAGTGCGGTTCGGATGCGGATGTATTTGTCATCCGTGACGATATGAAAATTTCATATCAGCAATTATGCAGGGGAGGGCAGTATAATGAAACAGATGACCTTCCTTGA
- a CDS encoding RNA polymerase subunit sigma-70 encodes MTDAQAKQINEMRMKGMGYKAIGMAIGLSRDIVRNYCKRHNLAGYATVVSKNMKLMVDGKEVCHFCGNPITQPKTGRPRRFCCEKCRREWWKAHPEAVKKSEKASYTLVCEQCGKPFISYGNKNRKYCGRECYFRHRFLAEEDMEDAVSEL; translated from the coding sequence ATGACGGACGCACAGGCAAAGCAGATCAATGAGATGCGGATGAAGGGGATGGGATATAAAGCCATAGGAATGGCAATCGGACTGTCCCGTGACATCGTAAGGAATTACTGCAAGAGACATAACCTTGCCGGATACGCCACGGTGGTTTCAAAAAATATGAAACTCATGGTGGACGGTAAAGAGGTGTGCCACTTCTGCGGTAATCCGATCACGCAGCCGAAGACAGGCAGACCGAGAAGGTTCTGCTGTGAAAAATGCAGAAGGGAATGGTGGAAGGCACACCCGGAAGCAGTGAAGAAAAGCGAGAAGGCTTCCTACACGCTTGTATGTGAGCAGTGCGGGAAGCCTTTCATTTCCTATGGAAACAAGAACAGAAAATACTGCGGCCGTGAATGTTATTTCCGGCACAGATTTTTAGCAGAGGAGGATATGGAAGATGCAGTTTCAGAGTTATAA
- a CDS encoding HNH endonuclease produces MPMKPKKPCRHPGCPKLTDGLYCEEHEALHRGDRASSSKRGYNRQWQKARARYLKAHPLCVQCLKEGHAVTATVVDHIRPHRGDPVLFWDEKNWQSLCKSCHDKKTWNEDNNPEYRF; encoded by the coding sequence ATGCCGATGAAACCAAAGAAGCCGTGCAGACATCCCGGATGTCCGAAGCTGACAGACGGACTGTACTGCGAGGAGCATGAAGCACTGCACCGTGGTGACAGGGCGAGCAGCAGCAAGCGTGGTTATAACAGGCAGTGGCAGAAGGCAAGGGCAAGATACCTGAAGGCACATCCTTTGTGTGTTCAGTGTTTAAAGGAAGGCCATGCAGTGACAGCAACCGTGGTCGATCATATCAGACCGCATCGTGGTGATCCCGTCCTGTTCTGGGACGAGAAGAACTGGCAGAGCCTTTGCAAGTCCTGTCATGATAAAAAGACATGGAACGAAGATAACAATCCAGAGTATCGGTTCTGA